Proteins encoded within one genomic window of Bradyrhizobium sp. CB1717:
- a CDS encoding pyroglutamyl-peptidase I, whose translation MSDKLRILLTGFGPFPGASYNPTQPLVARLTQLRRPALDNVAIASHIFPVTYAAVDRQLPEVLAAQMPDALLMFGLAARTPYLRIETRARNAVTMLWPDAANTRSSKRGIAGHSDAMMFGPHTARLLRAARLTGIDARASRDAGAYLCNYLSWRAIENVRAGGPKLAAFIHIPLLARSGAVRRKGAPRITLDELVDAGEAMLMEMVGLARKARNTPVS comes from the coding sequence ATGAGCGACAAGCTCCGCATTCTCCTCACCGGGTTCGGACCGTTTCCCGGCGCCTCCTATAATCCGACCCAGCCGCTGGTGGCACGGCTGACGCAACTGCGCCGGCCGGCGCTCGATAATGTCGCGATCGCCAGCCACATCTTCCCCGTCACCTATGCTGCGGTCGACCGGCAATTGCCCGAGGTGCTCGCCGCGCAAATGCCCGACGCGCTCCTGATGTTCGGTCTCGCCGCCCGCACGCCGTACCTGCGCATCGAGACCCGGGCGCGCAACGCGGTCACCATGCTCTGGCCCGATGCCGCCAACACCCGCTCCAGCAAGCGCGGCATCGCCGGCCATTCCGACGCGATGATGTTCGGCCCGCACACGGCACGGCTGCTGCGCGCCGCGCGCCTCACCGGCATCGACGCGCGCGCCTCGCGCGATGCCGGCGCCTATCTCTGCAACTATCTGAGCTGGCGCGCGATCGAGAACGTCAGGGCGGGCGGACCGAAGCTTGCGGCGTTCATCCATATTCCCCTGCTGGCACGCAGCGGCGCGGTGCGGCGCAAGGGTGCGCCGCGCATCACGCTGGACGAGCTGGTGGATGCGGGGGAAGCGATGCTGATGGAGATGGTGGGATTGGCAAGGAAGGCGCGGAACACGCCGGTTTCGTAG